The Changchengzhania lutea genomic sequence AAATCCAGTTCAGCATCACGGGTGATTTTAATCATGTGTGCAGAGATTTCCTTATAGTTGAAAATATCAAAAATATCGCCCAAGCAATAACGCAATAAATCATCAATAAGAATAATAAAATCTTTATTGCCCTCTTTTGGCAACTCTACAAAGCGATTGATTGATTTTGGTATTTCGATCAGTGCAAATTGCCTTTTATCATCAGGCATAAGCATTCTAACAGCCAAATATGCAGCACTATCTTTTAAGTTTGGAAGCACTACCGATTCATTTAAAATAATGGTCACAAGCGCAGGACTTACATGCTTTATAAAATAGTTTTTTATAAACTCATGTTGAATCTTATCTATTTGATTTTCATTAATTATGAAGATGTTATCCTCGGCTAATCGATTCCAGATAATCTTTAAAATCTTTAAACTTTCACTTTGCTGTTTAATGACTATTTGAGTGATTATTTCTAAGAGTTCCTTAGCTTTTATACCTCCTAATTCACTCTTACCTCCTTTACCAGCTTCAACGATTCGTTTTACAGTGGCATACCTTACCTTAAAAAATTCATCTAAATTATTAGAAAATATTCCCAGAAATCGCAATCTTTCAATAAGCGGAACGGTTTCATCTGAAGCTTCTTGTAGCACCCGAGCATTAAATTGTAACCAGCTTATTTCTCTATTTATATAGCTATTCTTATGCTTTTCGGCTTTCGTCATTATCTCATTCAAATTAAAAAATGTTTCGCAAATATATTCTATTTAAGTGTAAATGTATAGAAATATTTGATTATCAAAGTAGGCGATTTTACAACTAATTATAAAGTATTAGATGTGAAATTTTTATTAAGAAATAAAGCTACTTTAAATCCCTTGGAAATATAGTCATCCTGGTAGTCCCCTTTTTCAAGTCTTGCCAATTGTCAATATCAAATTCTAAAATCGATAAGCCGCAAGTGGGGACATTTTCAATAGTATCGTTACCATAAGCATTCACAAACCAAGTAATGGCATGGTTATGTCCAAAAACCATGAGCGTGTTTACATTTGCAGTACAGTTTTTAACAACTTTAAGCAAGTCATTTCCAGAAAAATCGTAAAGATTATGATTCAGTTGTACGATATTTTTGTCAATATTAAGGTTGTCAATAAATATGCTAGCGGTGGTTTTTGCACGCATGGCATCGCTACTTATAAGTAAGTCTATGCTCTCACCAACAGATTTAAAGGCTTTTGAAACCAAATCAGTATCTGTAAAACCGCGGGTATTTAAAGGCCTTTCGTGGTCTACTACATGATGCTTCCAAGAAGATTTAGCATGACGGACAAGTATTAATTTTTTCATAAAATATAGATTAAAAGCAAATTTTATCGATTAAATGCGTATTTATTCATTTAAATTTACGTTATTTGACATGGAAAGTTAGCAAATTTAATAATATAATTATTGTTTGAGTTAACCCATTTTATATGAACTAGTTAACTATCGAAAATAAAAAAGCAAGTTAATTTATGTTTCAATCACATAAAATCAAGCCTTTTATCGATTTTATTAGTGAGTTGGCACTTAAATTTGAGTAGGAACAATTATATGTTTTTTTTTGTTCTACCTATATAATAAAGAAAGTTATGACCCCAAATCTAAATTTCAAATATGGAAGTTACAAGAACCTCCTTATTTGCCCTCCAAAGAACAAATTCCCTCATTTTTTGTATGTTTTAGTTTTTGTCATTCTTTAATTAGAAATAGATAAAGCTTATTTGTGGTTTAAATTATAATTAAATTAGAGTTATGAAAAATAAATTAACTGTTACACTTCGCGTATTTTTAATAGCCTTAGGTTTTTCACTTACTGCTGTTTACCCGTCTCATGCCCAAGACCGTGATATTTACGAATTGGAATTAACTAAGGATGCTAAAACAGCTTTTAAAACAAATAAAAAGAAGGGTTTAAAGAAAAATACA encodes the following:
- a CDS encoding SixA phosphatase family protein, with the protein product MKKLILVRHAKSSWKHHVVDHERPLNTRGFTDTDLVSKAFKSVGESIDLLISSDAMRAKTTASIFIDNLNIDKNIVQLNHNLYDFSGNDLLKVVKNCTANVNTLMVFGHNHAITWFVNAYGNDTIENVPTCGLSILEFDIDNWQDLKKGTTRMTIFPRDLK